DNA from Kitasatospora herbaricolor:
GGGCGACCTGGCGGAGACCTGGCGGCCGGGCGGCGAGAGCGAGTGACGGACCTGACGATTCTTCACGTGGGGATGGAACCTTAAGTGAGCACCGTGCCTGAGACCGAACGTCCGAAGGCCCTCGCGCTGGCCAGGGCCGGTGTCGACCGTGCCGCGCAGCACCGGGTCGACGAGCCCTGGCTCGCCGCGGCCTGGAGCCACCCCACCACCAAGGTGCTGCCGATCGCCGGCGGCGAGGCCTTCGTGGTGGACACCGAGGAGGGCACCGAGCTGGTGCTGCTGCCCTCCTTCGAGGCGCCGCAGAAGGGCGACCGCTACTTCCTCGGCACCGACGACGACGGCGTCTCCTACTTCGCGCTGGCCGGCGAGACCCTGCCGGGGCGCCTCGACGGCGACGCCCGGCCGGCCGGGCTGCGCGAGGTGGGGGCGATGCTCTCCGACCGCGACGCCGGGCTGCTGGTGCACGCGGTCGCGCTGGAGCACTGGCACCGCCTGCACAGCTTCTGCTCGCGCTGCGGGCACCCGACCGAGAAGGCCGGGGCCGGCCACCTGCGGCGCTGCACGTCCTGCGCGGCCGAGCACTATCCGCGCACCGACCCGGCGGTGATCATGATGATCACCGACGAGCAGGACCGCTGCCTGCTGGGCCGGCAGGCGATCTGGCCGGAGGGCCGCTGGTCGACCCTGGCCGGCTTCGTCGAGCCCGGTGAGTCGATCGAGGCGGCGGTCGCC
Protein-coding regions in this window:
- the nudC gene encoding NAD(+) diphosphatase; the protein is MSTVPETERPKALALARAGVDRAAQHRVDEPWLAAAWSHPTTKVLPIAGGEAFVVDTEEGTELVLLPSFEAPQKGDRYFLGTDDDGVSYFALAGETLPGRLDGDARPAGLREVGAMLSDRDAGLLVHAVALEHWHRLHSFCSRCGHPTEKAGAGHLRRCTSCAAEHYPRTDPAVIMMITDEQDRCLLGRQAIWPEGRWSTLAGFVEPGESIEAAVAREVFEEAGVRVAEVSYVASQPWPFPSSLMLGFMGRADPGGTAITVDGEELAEARWFSREELRAGMAAGEILPPSGISIARHLVELWYGEPLPAAARW